Proteins encoded within one genomic window of Paraglaciecola psychrophila 170:
- the pgm gene encoding phosphoglucomutase (alpha-D-glucose-1,6-bisphosphate-dependent), translating into MALHPEAGKPASKEQLVNVAKLTSAYYTHQPTKGDISQAVSFGTSGHRGSSILNTFNDMHIAAICQALAEFRQDQNITGPLYMGMDTHALSEAAFSTAVEVLAANGVALVVQENRGYTPTPVISHAILQHNGTASKDQADGVVITPSHNPPEDGGFKYNQPHGGPADSDVTNLIQQRANEIISNDMAGVKRMNLAAAYDSVYVTEIDFSEDYIAQLDQVIDMQAIAKAGLVLGTDPLGGAGLGYWDKIAERYGINIEVVNRNVDQQFGFMHRDKDGKIRMDCSSPYAMASLIDLKDKFDVAFGNDPDFDRHGIVTRKSGLMNPNHYLAVAIQYLFQHRTQWPKDIKIGKTLVSSSMIDRVVNGLGRELAEMPVGFKWFVQGLLNSEIGFAGEESAGGIFLRRDGKPWATDKDGIIMCLLAAEIIAVTGKDPGEHYQDLTEQFSAPVYTRIDVAANHAQKQVLSKMDKSVIQSSDLAGETITNIQTHAPGNNAAIGGVKVSTENGWFAARPSGTEDIYKIYAESFNGSEHLDLLIKEAQTLVEQVFKTANV; encoded by the coding sequence ATGGCTCTGCATCCAGAAGCAGGAAAACCTGCTAGTAAAGAACAGTTGGTTAACGTTGCTAAGTTAACTAGTGCCTATTACACCCATCAACCAACCAAAGGAGACATTTCCCAAGCGGTGTCTTTTGGTACGTCAGGACACCGTGGTAGCTCGATTTTAAATACCTTTAACGATATGCATATTGCAGCCATCTGTCAGGCGCTAGCTGAATTTCGACAAGATCAAAATATTACGGGGCCATTATATATGGGCATGGATACGCATGCTTTATCTGAAGCTGCGTTTTCAACAGCTGTCGAAGTGTTAGCAGCAAACGGGGTTGCTCTAGTTGTTCAGGAAAATCGCGGTTATACCCCTACACCTGTTATCTCCCATGCTATTTTGCAACATAATGGCACTGCGTCAAAAGACCAAGCTGATGGTGTGGTGATAACCCCATCACATAATCCCCCAGAAGACGGCGGTTTTAAGTATAACCAGCCTCATGGTGGACCCGCAGACAGCGATGTCACTAATCTTATCCAGCAACGTGCCAATGAGATCATCAGCAATGATATGGCTGGTGTGAAACGTATGAATTTGGCAGCTGCCTATGACTCGGTTTACGTAACAGAAATTGATTTTTCCGAAGATTATATTGCACAACTCGATCAAGTAATAGATATGCAAGCCATTGCTAAGGCAGGATTAGTTTTAGGCACCGATCCACTAGGTGGTGCAGGTTTAGGTTACTGGGACAAAATAGCCGAGCGTTATGGCATAAACATTGAGGTGGTCAATCGTAATGTTGATCAGCAGTTTGGCTTTATGCACCGAGATAAGGATGGAAAAATTCGTATGGATTGTTCCTCACCTTACGCCATGGCGAGTTTGATTGATTTAAAAGACAAGTTTGATGTGGCCTTTGGCAACGATCCTGATTTTGACCGTCACGGCATAGTCACTCGCAAAAGCGGTTTAATGAATCCTAATCATTATTTAGCGGTAGCCATTCAATATTTATTTCAACACAGAACCCAGTGGCCCAAAGATATAAAAATCGGTAAGACACTGGTATCGAGTAGCATGATTGATCGTGTAGTGAACGGACTAGGCCGTGAATTGGCAGAAATGCCAGTAGGCTTTAAATGGTTCGTACAAGGTTTATTGAACAGCGAAATTGGTTTTGCAGGTGAAGAAAGTGCAGGCGGTATATTTTTGCGTCGTGATGGCAAACCATGGGCAACCGACAAAGACGGGATCATCATGTGTTTGTTAGCGGCTGAAATTATTGCTGTAACAGGTAAAGATCCAGGTGAGCATTATCAGGACCTTACCGAGCAGTTTTCAGCACCTGTTTATACTCGCATTGATGTAGCTGCAAATCATGCTCAGAAGCAAGTATTAAGCAAAATGGATAAAAGTGTCATTCAATCTTCAGATCTAGCAGGTGAAACGATTACGAATATTCAAACTCATGCGCCAGGTAACAATGCAGCAATTGGTGGAGTAAAAGTCAGTACCGAAAATGGCTGGTTTGCTGCACGTCCATCCGGTACTGAAGATATTTACAAGATATACGCAGAAAGTTTTAATGGCTCAGAGCATCTTGATTTATTGATTAAAGAAGCTCAAACATTGGTAGAACAAGTGTTTAAAACCGCAAATGTATAA
- a CDS encoding transglutaminase family protein, which produces MLFKLKQKTSPQDTAQFSGNIALLLAAVLVLVSFSLFSSILTWILLLVACGAVIRGAIYYNHYKHLPSIRTLNLLALLSILGLIYSALSAGLLFGMVNLLILACALKLMQMRSQKDVYQLVISLSFLIGCGFIFNQSIGFSLFYGLMCMTLLLSLACYHAPSNTMRKQLKTISLLSLQALPIGVLMFLVLPQLSPLWHTPKAKGAQTGLSEQITPGDIAALSQSSELAFRATFEDTPPKARQRYWRAIVMEDFDGKTWKVHPYRQKVREYQLETKQQFEPKLTGPFFNYEVIAEPTYQPWLFALDIAVPANTQSSRNIMQSSDFLLFNRQPVVSKYQYAVRSYPEALASQTLTKTDKQINLGLPEKDNKRTRVWVNNLRAQHQENDKFIEAILSHFTENPFVYTLRPDVMLVDPVDRFLFDNQAGFCSHYASALAYALRLGGIPARIVTGYQGGELIENTGKSPYLSIYQYDAHAWVETWGDNSGWQRIDPTAIVSPDRIEFGLQQAMQEEGSFLADSPFALARLANIAWLNNIRLFLADIDYNWSRWVLGFNSDKQRDLFKSILGKLTPDRLSILGVGIVFSIALLLSLFFLPHWLQNRLATTQRLYLKALNALENAGTQRATWQGPSAFSQQISERYPHKVSVPFSQLTQYYLRLTYQNKQDPKTTVLTTKQCHRMMRRHLALLKTELSKHKA; this is translated from the coding sequence ATGTTGTTCAAGCTAAAACAAAAAACTTCACCCCAAGACACCGCGCAGTTTTCTGGAAATATTGCATTATTATTGGCGGCGGTATTAGTATTGGTGAGTTTTAGTCTTTTTTCTTCGATACTCACTTGGATATTATTATTGGTTGCTTGCGGTGCGGTAATCAGAGGCGCTATTTACTATAATCATTACAAACACTTACCATCGATTCGCACCCTAAACTTATTAGCGTTGTTAAGTATACTAGGGTTGATTTACTCAGCTTTAAGTGCCGGTTTATTATTTGGAATGGTTAACTTATTGATCCTCGCCTGTGCATTGAAATTGATGCAAATGCGCAGTCAAAAAGATGTCTATCAATTAGTCATTAGTCTGTCTTTTTTGATTGGTTGTGGTTTTATTTTTAATCAATCTATTGGTTTTAGCCTATTTTATGGCTTGATGTGTATGACACTGTTATTAAGTTTGGCCTGTTATCACGCCCCTTCAAACACGATGCGCAAACAATTAAAAACCATTTCATTATTAAGTTTACAAGCTTTACCCATAGGCGTGTTGATGTTTTTAGTGCTACCCCAGCTATCGCCACTATGGCACACACCTAAAGCCAAAGGTGCGCAAACAGGACTCTCAGAACAGATAACACCTGGCGATATCGCCGCTCTGTCGCAATCAAGCGAATTAGCATTTCGAGCAACCTTCGAAGACACGCCGCCCAAAGCGCGGCAACGATACTGGCGAGCCATAGTAATGGAAGACTTTGATGGCAAAACATGGAAAGTCCATCCTTATCGTCAGAAGGTCCGAGAATATCAATTAGAAACAAAGCAGCAATTTGAGCCTAAATTGACGGGCCCTTTTTTTAATTATGAAGTGATCGCCGAGCCTACCTATCAACCTTGGCTATTTGCATTGGACATTGCGGTGCCCGCAAATACTCAGAGCAGCAGAAATATCATGCAAAGCAGTGATTTTTTGTTGTTTAATCGCCAGCCAGTAGTGAGCAAATATCAGTACGCAGTGCGTTCATATCCTGAAGCCTTAGCCAGCCAAACTCTGACGAAAACTGACAAACAGATTAATTTAGGCTTACCTGAAAAAGACAATAAAAGAACCCGGGTATGGGTCAATAACCTGCGCGCTCAACATCAAGAAAACGACAAATTTATAGAAGCAATATTAAGTCACTTTACTGAGAACCCTTTTGTTTATACCTTACGACCTGATGTTATGCTGGTTGATCCCGTGGACCGTTTTTTATTTGATAATCAAGCAGGATTTTGCAGCCACTATGCCAGCGCGTTAGCTTATGCACTTCGGTTAGGCGGGATCCCAGCACGCATAGTGACAGGTTATCAAGGAGGCGAATTAATAGAAAATACTGGGAAATCACCGTATTTGAGCATTTATCAATACGATGCCCATGCTTGGGTAGAAACATGGGGTGATAACTCAGGTTGGCAACGAATCGATCCAACTGCAATTGTATCGCCAGACAGAATAGAATTTGGTTTACAACAAGCGATGCAAGAAGAAGGCAGTTTTTTAGCTGATTCTCCCTTTGCCCTAGCCAGACTTGCCAATATAGCTTGGCTCAATAATATAAGACTCTTTTTAGCAGACATAGATTACAACTGGAGTCGCTGGGTATTAGGATTTAATAGTGATAAGCAACGTGACCTATTCAAATCGATATTAGGAAAACTTACCCCAGACCGCTTATCAATCTTAGGGGTAGGAATAGTATTCAGCATCGCTTTGTTACTGAGTTTGTTTTTTCTCCCTCATTGGTTACAAAATAGACTTGCCACAACACAACGCTTATATTTAAAAGCACTGAATGCCCTTGAAAACGCAGGAACCCAAAGAGCAACTTGGCAAGGACCCAGTGCATTTAGTCAACAGATAAGTGAACGCTACCCACATAAAGTGAGTGTTCCCTTTTCTCAACTAACCCAATACTATTTGCGATTAACCTATCAAAATAAGCAAGACCCTAAAACCACAGTACTCACGACTAAACAGTGTCATCGCATGATGCGCCGTCATTTAGCCCTCTTAAAAACTGAATTGTCAAAACATAAAGCTTAA
- a CDS encoding glycogen/starch/alpha-glucan phosphorylase, translating to MSAKKSVSKTASLPKKAIKDAIVRHLHCSLGTDENKADNHAWWKATCASIQEHVLEQLRKTQKSHYFNDTRAVHYFSAEFLMGRLMSNNLHNLGLFEQTDQALKELGVNLTDIMEEEPDMALGNGGLGRLAACFIDSLATLDMPAVGYGLHYEHGLFRQEIKNGEQIERPDSWRDYGNPWEICRPESIQEIPLYGYVETKYGENGEIKKEWHPGLIVKGLPWDIPVVGYGGKTVNVLRLWQSQASSYFNWDVFNAGGYVDAQKENVQAETISKVLYPNDETEAGKELRLIQQYFFSACSLKDIIRRYKRAHGNNWSRFSSQVVIQLNDTHPAIAIPELMRILLDRAELDWDSAWQICSKTFAYTNHTLLPEALEKWPARMFEKILPRHLEIIYEINHRFMVEVEKMWPGNNAIKQKLSIIEEGNEKMIRMGNLSVIGSFKVNGVAEIHSSLVKKNLFPEFDKMWPEKLTNVTNGITPRRWLKACNPKLSALIDEKIGNDWPLHLDKLEQLSQFADNTKFQKQFMKIKHENKVALAKEVLVLTGIEINPKAIFDVQIKRLHEYKRQHLNLLHIMALYRRLLENPNYDMQPRVFIFGAKAAPSYKLAKDIIYAINQVADKVNNDKRVNGKIKVVFLPNYRVSLAEKIIPAADISEQISTAGLEASGTGNMKLSLNGALTVGTLDGANIEIAEEVGDENIFIFGLNVNEVHELDKVGYNPFDIYYNNKEIKAVLDWLETDYFTPGKPGALASLKRSLLEGGDQYKVLADFESYSDAQQKANKAFGDKSRWAKMAILNTARMGKFTSDRAINDYVEKIWKLQPCTVE from the coding sequence ATGAGTGCGAAAAAGTCAGTTTCTAAAACGGCTTCCTTACCAAAAAAAGCCATTAAAGATGCGATTGTTAGACATCTACATTGTTCATTAGGCACCGACGAAAATAAAGCCGACAATCATGCATGGTGGAAAGCGACTTGCGCCTCAATTCAAGAGCACGTGTTGGAGCAATTGCGTAAAACTCAAAAGTCTCATTATTTTAATGATACCCGTGCCGTACATTATTTTTCTGCAGAGTTTTTAATGGGTCGTTTGATGTCCAACAACCTGCATAATTTAGGTTTGTTCGAACAAACGGATCAAGCTTTAAAAGAATTAGGCGTTAACCTCACTGACATTATGGAAGAAGAGCCGGATATGGCATTGGGTAATGGCGGTTTAGGCCGATTAGCCGCATGTTTTATTGACTCGCTTGCGACACTTGATATGCCAGCTGTAGGTTATGGATTACATTATGAACATGGTTTATTCCGCCAAGAAATAAAAAATGGTGAACAAATTGAACGTCCAGACAGCTGGCGCGATTATGGTAACCCATGGGAAATATGCCGCCCTGAGTCTATTCAAGAAATTCCACTGTATGGTTATGTTGAAACTAAATATGGTGAAAATGGTGAAATTAAAAAAGAATGGCATCCTGGTCTGATAGTGAAAGGGCTGCCTTGGGATATCCCCGTGGTGGGCTACGGCGGGAAAACCGTGAATGTTTTGCGTTTATGGCAAAGCCAAGCGTCAAGTTACTTCAATTGGGACGTGTTTAATGCCGGTGGTTATGTGGATGCGCAAAAAGAAAACGTACAAGCCGAAACGATTTCTAAAGTATTGTACCCAAATGATGAAACTGAGGCGGGTAAAGAGTTACGTTTAATTCAGCAGTATTTCTTTAGCGCTTGTTCGCTAAAAGATATTATTCGTCGTTATAAAAGAGCCCATGGAAATAATTGGAGTCGTTTTTCCAGCCAAGTTGTCATTCAATTAAATGACACTCATCCGGCTATTGCCATTCCCGAATTGATGAGAATTTTATTAGACAGGGCGGAGCTTGATTGGGATAGCGCATGGCAGATATGCAGTAAAACATTTGCCTACACCAATCATACGTTGTTACCTGAAGCCTTGGAAAAATGGCCGGCTCGTATGTTTGAAAAAATTCTCCCCAGGCACTTAGAAATCATTTATGAAATTAATCATCGTTTTATGGTTGAAGTAGAAAAAATGTGGCCAGGTAACAATGCGATCAAGCAAAAATTGTCAATCATTGAAGAGGGCAACGAAAAGATGATACGTATGGGTAACTTGTCGGTTATTGGCTCTTTTAAAGTGAACGGTGTGGCTGAAATTCATTCATCCTTAGTCAAGAAGAATCTGTTCCCTGAATTTGACAAAATGTGGCCAGAAAAGTTAACCAACGTAACTAATGGTATTACGCCACGTCGTTGGCTAAAGGCATGCAACCCCAAATTATCTGCTCTAATTGATGAAAAGATTGGCAATGATTGGCCGTTACATCTAGATAAGCTAGAGCAGCTAAGCCAGTTTGCTGACAATACTAAGTTTCAAAAACAATTTATGAAAATAAAGCACGAAAACAAAGTGGCGTTGGCAAAAGAGGTATTAGTGTTAACGGGAATAGAAATTAATCCTAAAGCTATCTTTGATGTACAAATTAAACGCTTACATGAATATAAACGTCAACATCTTAACCTTTTACATATTATGGCGCTTTACCGTCGTTTGCTAGAGAATCCTAATTATGACATGCAACCACGGGTATTTATATTTGGCGCTAAAGCCGCACCTAGTTATAAATTAGCCAAAGATATTATTTATGCCATCAATCAAGTGGCTGACAAAGTGAATAATGACAAACGGGTAAACGGAAAAATAAAAGTGGTGTTTTTACCCAATTACCGCGTTAGTTTGGCTGAGAAAATAATTCCCGCGGCTGATATTTCCGAGCAGATTTCCACTGCGGGCCTAGAAGCTTCAGGTACTGGAAATATGAAGCTATCACTAAACGGTGCGTTAACAGTTGGCACCTTAGACGGTGCGAATATTGAGATAGCTGAAGAAGTGGGTGACGAAAATATTTTCATTTTTGGTTTAAACGTAAATGAAGTGCATGAGCTTGATAAAGTGGGCTACAACCCATTTGATATTTATTACAATAATAAAGAGATCAAAGCGGTATTAGATTGGCTTGAAACTGATTATTTTACCCCAGGCAAACCGGGTGCATTAGCATCACTTAAACGTAGTTTGTTGGAGGGAGGAGACCAATACAAAGTATTGGCCGACTTTGAGTCTTATTCAGATGCACAGCAAAAAGCCAATAAGGCTTTCGGTGATAAATCTCGCTGGGCGAAAATGGCAATACTGAATACTGCACGTATGGGAAAATTTACCTCAGACCGAGCCATTAATGACTATGTTGAAAAAATTTGGAAATTACAGCCATGTACAGTAGAGTAA
- a CDS encoding AAA family ATPase, translating to MLQNKLAMAVEQSCKVLIGKQQQVKLALTCLLANGHLLIEDLPGMGKTTLSHTLAKVLGLEYSRIQFTSDLLPADMLGINIYDNNEQTFRFHPGPIFNQLVLADEINRASPKTQSALLEAMEERQVSLDGKTRPLPSPFFVIGTQNPMHQSGTYPLPESQLDRFLMRIQLGYPDKEAEISMLKTQLGDSQHEVKTVMDIAEFIELQGAVRQVHASDELLHYILRLVTFSRESNLFANPLSPRATKALLSSAKAWAFINNREFLIPEDVQAILPAVAEHRLRSASSDFSAQGSLSKTLLESIDPLAA from the coding sequence ATGCTGCAAAATAAATTGGCTATGGCCGTAGAGCAATCCTGCAAAGTATTAATTGGTAAACAACAACAAGTTAAATTGGCACTAACTTGTTTGTTAGCGAATGGCCATTTGTTAATTGAAGATTTACCCGGTATGGGCAAAACCACACTTTCACACACTTTGGCTAAAGTACTTGGCTTGGAATACTCCCGTATCCAGTTCACATCTGACTTATTACCCGCAGACATGCTGGGGATCAATATTTATGATAACAACGAACAAACGTTTCGCTTTCACCCAGGGCCTATTTTTAATCAACTGGTTCTAGCTGATGAAATCAATCGAGCTAGCCCTAAAACCCAAAGTGCATTGCTTGAGGCCATGGAAGAAAGGCAGGTCAGCTTAGATGGTAAAACCCGCCCACTGCCTTCACCGTTTTTTGTGATTGGTACCCAAAACCCGATGCATCAATCAGGCACATATCCTCTACCCGAATCCCAATTAGACCGTTTTTTAATGCGTATTCAGTTGGGATATCCCGATAAAGAGGCAGAAATAAGCATGTTAAAGACACAACTTGGGGACTCCCAACATGAAGTAAAGACGGTAATGGACATAGCTGAATTTATTGAATTACAAGGAGCAGTCAGACAAGTTCATGCATCGGATGAATTACTTCATTATATATTGCGCTTAGTCACGTTTAGTCGTGAAAGCAACTTATTTGCCAACCCATTATCACCCCGAGCGACCAAAGCATTGTTAAGCTCAGCTAAAGCATGGGCATTTATTAATAATAGAGAATTTTTAATTCCAGAAGATGTGCAAGCCATATTGCCGGCAGTAGCCGAACATCGATTACGCAGCGCATCAAGCGACTTCAGTGCACAGGGCAGTTTAAGTAAAACATTACTCGAATCAATCGACCCGCTTGCGGCTTAG
- a CDS encoding DUF58 domain-containing protein has translation MTVIYNYWNKWLNKRIPEATQHRLNHHNIFIFPAKFGLLFLSLCVLLFLLGTNYQNNLMLLLCYFLLAIFLVNLLASYINFARIDLQIGKCPEVFVSDNLDVPIWLNANNDTASPTHGLLHFKFQATQRKSNKKAKTQHDQSGTLIDADAFTNPISLSQNCQQRGKLTLSRVTVESFYPLGLYRCWTHLAFSHEITVFPKPLPCDIRLHVSQKNSPKESGDIANQQTGHDDFSHLKAYQTGESLNHVAWKQLAKGRGMVSKQFSSISNHIGWLKLSAEYKNKVLSQPSIELETALDKELGELCYQVIELSRTQRTFGLDLGAQCIAPNSGAEHRLACLRALAYFPELSC, from the coding sequence ATGACTGTAATCTACAATTACTGGAACAAATGGTTAAATAAGCGGATACCCGAGGCCACCCAGCATCGCTTAAACCATCACAATATTTTTATTTTCCCTGCTAAATTTGGGCTGTTGTTTTTGTCTTTGTGTGTACTGCTCTTTTTATTGGGCACCAACTATCAAAATAACCTGATGTTGTTACTCTGCTATTTTTTATTAGCAATATTTTTAGTTAACCTATTGGCTAGTTATATCAACTTTGCCCGCATCGATTTACAAATAGGTAAGTGTCCTGAAGTATTTGTAAGTGACAATTTAGATGTTCCTATATGGTTAAATGCCAATAACGATACTGCATCCCCTACCCATGGGTTATTACATTTTAAGTTCCAAGCTACTCAGCGTAAATCCAATAAAAAAGCCAAAACCCAACATGACCAATCAGGCACGCTAATAGATGCCGATGCTTTCACTAATCCAATTAGCTTAAGCCAAAATTGTCAACAACGAGGAAAATTGACTTTATCAAGAGTCACTGTAGAAAGCTTTTACCCATTAGGCTTGTACCGTTGTTGGACACATTTAGCTTTTAGCCACGAGATAACCGTTTTTCCTAAACCTTTGCCATGTGACATACGACTGCATGTTAGTCAGAAAAACAGTCCTAAAGAAAGTGGTGATATAGCCAATCAGCAAACCGGTCACGATGACTTTTCTCATCTCAAAGCATACCAAACAGGCGAATCGTTAAATCATGTCGCATGGAAACAACTGGCTAAAGGTCGAGGTATGGTCAGCAAACAATTTTCTTCGATTAGCAATCACATAGGTTGGCTTAAACTATCAGCTGAGTATAAAAACAAAGTGTTATCACAACCCAGCATAGAGTTAGAAACAGCATTAGATAAAGAGCTGGGCGAGTTGTGTTATCAAGTAATTGAGTTGAGCCGAACCCAACGTACGTTTGGTTTGGACTTGGGCGCTCAATGTATTGCACCCAATAGTGGTGCTGAGCATCGACTCGCCTGTTTACGCGCCTTAGCCTACTTTCCAGAATTAAGCTGCTAA
- a CDS encoding negative modulator of initiation of replication, whose translation MKSIQIEDDLYHFIASQTQDIGESASDILRRLVMPESLLNIEQANNVDAAKSIFALDNSIGSGSASAQSAEQICQASAVFSELEGQQLQAIPKMVERWLLVLSIIHKYHIQQFSKVLGMSGRNRTYFATDKDTLLATGSSTNPKNVPGSKYWVITNNNTVKKINMLKEVAEQVGFSLSEIEQLITILAPEHI comes from the coding sequence ATGAAAAGTATTCAAATAGAAGACGACCTTTACCATTTTATTGCTTCACAAACCCAAGATATCGGTGAAAGTGCATCAGATATTTTACGTCGATTAGTGATGCCTGAGTCGCTGCTTAACATCGAGCAAGCGAATAATGTTGATGCTGCAAAATCTATTTTCGCGCTAGACAATAGTATTGGTAGTGGTAGTGCTAGTGCTCAATCCGCAGAGCAGATTTGTCAGGCATCAGCAGTGTTTAGCGAACTCGAAGGGCAACAGTTGCAAGCTATTCCTAAAATGGTGGAAAGGTGGCTGTTGGTGTTATCAATTATCCATAAATATCATATCCAACAATTCAGTAAAGTATTAGGTATGAGTGGCCGTAACAGAACCTACTTTGCCACTGACAAAGATACACTCTTAGCGACAGGTAGCAGTACTAATCCTAAAAATGTGCCCGGCTCCAAATATTGGGTGATAACCAATAACAATACTGTAAAGAAAATCAATATGCTTAAAGAAGTCGCTGAGCAAGTGGGTTTTAGTCTATCCGAAATAGAACAACTGATCACCATACTTGCTCCCGAGCATATATAG
- a CDS encoding ABC-F family ATPase — protein MLTTANITIQFGEKPLFENVSAKFGNGNKYGLIGANGCGKSTFMKIIGGDLEPSGGNVSVDPGERIGKLKQDQFAYEDCSVIDTVVMGHGELWKVKVERDAIYSNPDMTEEDGIRVADLENEFAEMDGYTAESRAGELLIGVGIPVEQHFGPMSEIAPGWKLRVLLAQVLFSDPDIMLLDEPTNNLDINTIRWLETVLNERNCTMIIISHDRHFLNSVCSHMADIDYGEIRLFPGNYDEYMTAATQSRDQLLSDNAKKKAQISELKAFVSRFSANASKSKQATSRARQIDKIQLDEVKPSSRQSPFIRFEETKKLHRLAVEVEGLAKTYDEELYKNLDLMIEVGERVAIIGPNGVGKTTLLKCLVGDTDLTAGSIKWSENSNIGYYAQDHASDFEEDKTLMDWMYQWAQEGDDEQIMRGTLGRLLFSQHDINKSVKVISGGEQGRMLFGKLMLQKPNILVMDEPTNHLDMESIESLNLALENYKGTLIFVSHDREFVSTVATRIIDIQPDGIVDFKGDYESYLASQGV, from the coding sequence TTGCTAACAACTGCAAATATTACAATCCAATTTGGCGAAAAGCCTTTATTTGAAAATGTCTCAGCCAAATTTGGCAATGGCAATAAATATGGCCTGATTGGCGCAAATGGTTGTGGTAAGTCAACCTTTATGAAAATCATTGGTGGTGACTTAGAGCCCTCTGGAGGCAATGTGTCTGTCGACCCAGGCGAACGGATCGGTAAACTAAAACAAGATCAGTTCGCATATGAAGACTGCAGCGTTATTGATACTGTTGTTATGGGTCATGGTGAACTTTGGAAAGTTAAAGTTGAACGCGATGCTATTTACTCCAATCCTGATATGACAGAAGAAGATGGTATCAGAGTCGCCGATTTAGAGAATGAATTTGCCGAAATGGACGGTTACACAGCTGAATCTAGAGCCGGCGAACTTTTGATTGGTGTGGGTATTCCTGTGGAGCAACATTTTGGTCCTATGAGTGAAATTGCGCCAGGTTGGAAACTTAGGGTGTTGCTAGCCCAAGTATTATTTTCTGATCCTGACATTATGTTACTCGATGAGCCTACCAACAACTTGGATATCAATACTATCCGCTGGTTGGAAACTGTGCTTAACGAACGTAACTGCACCATGATCATTATTTCTCATGATAGGCACTTCTTAAATTCTGTTTGCAGCCATATGGCAGATATCGATTACGGCGAAATTCGTTTATTTCCCGGCAATTACGATGAATACATGACAGCAGCCACTCAATCTCGTGACCAGTTATTATCAGATAACGCCAAGAAAAAAGCGCAAATATCTGAGCTGAAAGCGTTTGTGAGTCGTTTCTCAGCCAACGCATCAAAGTCGAAACAAGCCACATCACGAGCTAGGCAGATTGATAAGATTCAATTGGATGAAGTCAAACCCTCGAGCCGTCAAAGTCCATTTATTCGTTTTGAAGAAACTAAAAAGCTTCACCGCTTGGCAGTAGAAGTCGAAGGGTTGGCCAAAACTTACGATGAAGAGTTATACAAAAACTTAGACTTGATGATAGAAGTAGGTGAAAGAGTCGCCATCATTGGTCCTAACGGTGTGGGTAAAACAACCCTACTAAAATGTTTAGTCGGTGACACTGATTTAACAGCGGGTAGCATAAAATGGTCAGAGAATAGCAACATTGGTTATTATGCACAGGACCATGCTTCTGACTTTGAAGAAGACAAAACACTGATGGATTGGATGTACCAATGGGCCCAAGAAGGTGATGACGAACAAATCATGCGCGGTACATTGGGCAGGCTGTTATTCTCTCAGCATGATATTAATAAGTCGGTCAAAGTCATATCAGGTGGTGAACAAGGGCGTATGTTGTTTGGCAAATTGATGCTACAAAAACCCAACATTTTAGTCATGGACGAACCAACCAACCACCTAGACATGGAATCTATAGAGTCTTTGAATTTAGCGCTAGAAAATTACAAAGGTACCTTGATTTTTGTCAGTCATGATAGAGAATTTGTATCTACTGTCGCTACACGTATCATCGACATTCAACCCGATGGTATCGTGGACTTTAAAGGCGACTATGAGAGTTACTTGGCAAGTCAAGGGGTATAA